In a genomic window of Pedosphaera parvula Ellin514:
- the alr gene encoding alanine racemase produces MSSNVVHETHSETVQSGRPIDRPRRPAWIEIDLKQLRRNYEVINREKTKGLKLLLVVKDEAYGHGGLKVAKAALEAGVEFLSLSNLDEAMALRGGGIDTRILLLGERQDEELPWCVAQNLTCCVDSQEVVLKLGKLAEKVGRPVPVHLKINTGMNRYGVRWTEALALVEFILSTKSLQFEGVLSHFAMSDELDKTFANLQLERFKMVLAELADKSIHVKYRHICNSGGFLDLPQAHFDMVRIGLLQYGVYPSQVCRRIPGIAPVMSVKARIAAFQNIEAEDVVGYGMRYKAPSPRRIGVIPIGYGDGYPRIRNEGYVLIRGRRAPLVGGVAMDAIMVDVTDVPEAQLWEEIVLMGRQGDEEISVHDVARWKNSVSYDILTGWRARLPRIYLS; encoded by the coding sequence ATGAGTTCAAACGTAGTTCACGAAACGCATTCAGAAACAGTGCAATCGGGTCGGCCAATCGACAGGCCGCGCCGGCCTGCCTGGATTGAAATTGACCTAAAACAGCTTCGACGCAATTACGAAGTGATCAACCGGGAGAAAACGAAAGGTCTAAAACTTCTTTTGGTCGTCAAGGATGAGGCCTATGGGCATGGCGGGTTGAAAGTCGCGAAGGCAGCGCTCGAAGCCGGGGTGGAGTTTCTGTCGTTGAGCAATCTGGATGAGGCCATGGCCCTGCGCGGTGGCGGCATCGATACCCGCATCCTGCTCCTCGGCGAACGACAGGATGAAGAACTGCCATGGTGTGTGGCCCAAAACCTGACCTGTTGTGTGGATTCACAGGAGGTGGTCCTTAAGTTGGGGAAACTGGCGGAGAAAGTGGGCAGGCCCGTTCCGGTGCATCTGAAAATTAATACCGGCATGAATCGTTACGGAGTCCGTTGGACTGAAGCTTTGGCGTTGGTGGAATTCATTCTGTCCACGAAGTCGCTCCAGTTCGAAGGAGTGTTGAGTCACTTCGCCATGTCGGATGAATTGGACAAAACCTTTGCCAATTTGCAACTCGAGCGTTTCAAGATGGTTTTGGCGGAATTGGCAGATAAAAGCATCCATGTGAAGTATCGGCATATCTGCAACAGTGGCGGGTTCCTCGATTTGCCGCAGGCTCACTTCGATATGGTGCGGATCGGTCTGTTGCAGTACGGCGTTTATCCTTCACAGGTATGTCGACGTATCCCGGGCATTGCACCGGTAATGTCGGTGAAGGCCAGGATTGCGGCTTTCCAAAACATCGAAGCTGAGGATGTGGTTGGCTATGGAATGCGATACAAGGCCCCATCGCCGCGACGGATCGGTGTGATTCCCATAGGCTATGGCGACGGATATCCACGCATCCGTAATGAAGGTTATGTGCTCATTCGAGGACGACGCGCGCCGCTGGTGGGCGGAGTGGCGATGGATGCCATCATGGTGGATGTGACAGACGTTCCGGAAGCGCAACTTTGGGAAGAGATCGTGCTGATGGGGCGGCAAGGCGATGAGGAAATTTCCGTGCATGACGTGGCCCGATGGAAGAACTCAGTGTCCTACGATATTCTCACTGGATGGCGTGCTCGCCTGCCACGGATTTACCTGTCATAG
- a CDS encoding phosphoribosylglycinamide synthetase C domain-containing protein, translated as MTKKSASSINSPSVMVLGVGAFAYSATQILKDDGADVSTYLTRNYAHYPPSIAGPAYSREQFPNPNQLIQEKRIHLVVPMSIDWALAPWAKELMDSKALIFGPTGDGMKIERERDFARKLCHQFKIPFPKAYVASNRLEAESILEKHPHPYVIKNPLCSPTSPIHTILCETIEDTRSWLRNVDYAEGVFLQEYMGRAEAGHIALISHGEIYSLVTNQEYKRAFNGNMGVVAGAPLGGLVERDPDDKYGLARELIRPLLPWLREVDYHGPIQVTAVRRDNKWHVIEYNIRIGVTSGAMILRMLENPFEVLLKTAQNKKLEIQFKRDLNFGCSITLAGYGYPYVHVNGPLLPIERAGPFDCDVWWNEVTGDHEGRLFSAGHRICDVIALSASLEEAVQKAYSNIRKIRSLGSYFRTDIGQSLWPPGNI; from the coding sequence ATGACAAAGAAATCCGCCTCTTCAATCAATTCACCTTCGGTGATGGTCTTGGGGGTCGGAGCATTTGCCTACAGCGCAACGCAGATTTTAAAGGACGATGGTGCAGACGTTTCCACCTATCTCACGCGGAACTATGCTCATTACCCTCCGTCCATCGCGGGGCCAGCCTACTCTCGCGAACAGTTTCCCAATCCCAACCAGTTGATACAGGAGAAGCGCATTCATCTCGTTGTGCCGATGTCAATTGATTGGGCTCTGGCTCCCTGGGCAAAGGAGCTGATGGATTCCAAGGCACTGATTTTTGGTCCGACCGGCGATGGAATGAAAATTGAGCGGGAGCGCGATTTTGCCCGCAAGCTGTGCCATCAATTCAAAATTCCATTTCCCAAGGCGTATGTCGCATCCAATCGGTTGGAAGCGGAATCGATTCTGGAGAAACACCCGCATCCATACGTCATCAAGAACCCGCTTTGTTCACCGACGAGTCCGATTCACACCATCCTGTGCGAAACGATCGAAGATACGCGCTCCTGGTTAAGAAACGTTGATTATGCAGAAGGTGTGTTTTTGCAGGAGTACATGGGACGGGCTGAAGCCGGGCATATCGCATTGATAAGCCATGGAGAAATTTATTCGCTCGTCACGAACCAGGAATACAAGCGAGCGTTCAACGGGAACATGGGCGTGGTGGCAGGTGCACCGCTAGGAGGTTTGGTGGAGCGCGATCCGGATGACAAATACGGCCTCGCACGCGAACTCATTCGTCCCTTGCTTCCGTGGTTGCGTGAGGTCGATTATCACGGTCCCATTCAAGTTACGGCCGTGCGGCGGGATAATAAATGGCATGTCATCGAATATAACATCCGCATCGGGGTGACCTCCGGTGCAATGATTTTACGGATGCTGGAGAATCCCTTTGAGGTGCTATTAAAGACTGCACAAAATAAAAAACTGGAGATTCAGTTTAAGCGCGATTTGAACTTTGGCTGTTCCATTACGTTGGCGGGTTATGGTTATCCCTATGTACACGTCAACGGGCCATTATTGCCGATCGAGAGAGCAGGGCCATTTGATTGTGATGTCTGGTGGAACGAAGTAACCGGTGATCACGAAGGGAGGCTCTTTTCGGCGGGTCATCGGATTTGCGATGTGATCGCACTGAGTGCATCCTTGGAGGAGGCCGTTCAGAAGGCGTACTCAAATATTCGAAAAATACGAAGCCTGGGAAGCTATTTCCGGACTGATATCGGGCAAAGCCTTTGGCCTCCCGGTAATATTTAA